From Triticum aestivum cultivar Chinese Spring chromosome 4A, IWGSC CS RefSeq v2.1, whole genome shotgun sequence, a single genomic window includes:
- the LOC123082465 gene encoding auxin-responsive protein SAUR71 → MRQLIRRLSRVGDDSSPPASSSKRRGGSGSGSGMPVPEGHVPVHVGDGSETERFLVRAELLGRPALAELLGRAAQEYGYDHQGPLRIPCCSPAAFRRALADCC, encoded by the coding sequence ATGAGGCAGCTGATCAGGCGGCTGTCACGCGTGGGCGACGACTCCTCCCCTCCCGCGTCGTCGTCGAAGCGGCGGGgagggagcgggagcgggagcgggaTGCCGGTGCCGGAGGGCCACGTGCCGGTGCACGTCGGGGACGGGAGCGAGACGGAGCGGTTCCTGGTGCGGGCGGAGCTGCTGGGCCGGCCGGCGCTGGCGGAGCTCCTCGGCCGCGCCGCGCAGGAGTACGGCTACGACCACCAGGGCCCGCTCCGCATCCCCTGCTGCTCCCCCGCCGCCTTCCGCCGCGCGCTCGCCGACTGCTGCTAG
- the LOC123082466 gene encoding auxin-responsive protein SAUR71, producing MRQLIRRLSRVGDDSSPPASPSSKRRGGGGGGRAVVPEGHVPVHVGDGSEAERFLVRAELLGRPALAELLGRAAQEYGYDHQGPLRIPCCSPAAFRRALADCC from the coding sequence ATGAGGCAGCTGATCCGTCGGCTGTCACGCGTGGGCGACGactcctcgccgcccgcgtcgccgtcGTCGAAGcggcggggcgggggcgggggcgggaggGCGGTGGTGCCGGAGGGGCACGTGCCGGTGCAcgtcggggacgggagcgaggcggAGCGGTTCCTGGTGCGGGCGGAGCTGCTAGGCCGGCCGGCGCTGGCGGAGCTCCTGGGCCGCGCGGCGCAGGAGTACGGCTACGACCACCAGGGCCCGCTCCGCATCCCCTGCTGCTCCCCCGCCGCCTTCCGCCGCGCGCTCGCCGACTGCTGCTAG